In one window of Helianthus annuus cultivar XRQ/B chromosome 17, HanXRQr2.0-SUNRISE, whole genome shotgun sequence DNA:
- the LOC110920720 gene encoding vacuolar fusion protein CCZ1 homolog B, whose amino-acid sequence MGLSSAATTTTTPGEPLKFCIFDLRRGQHEGEELEKILFFFPADLPFPAQLSVVGLSEGLITFTRIFSPEAACEVIEAEMHSHVFFEAEPDIWMVMVVAKSKETEAIWRIEALRSVLKEIHSLFVMFHGSIRMLLDKEPGGGLTRSHLYTFIMDYLSDFLVGNKFLLPNFRDSLKERGTVQMLTVGREAAIEVQSLVGTLDSCMGNALGYSVILFQDLLVSTTLSPDDTVNLFSYSTLRLTPRILSSGGSTWSYLRKGSSSHAESALDRLHGFQDSSSARGDNYQVLRPLQYGKWSKGKDGFLVTDIWGVEVGNLVPTTPTIWLQQIEHKMYLCAYQYKSVTILLLIPVTSMLNGEEGISMLKQQLLENASSKIHKVEEKLAKGWGGENAYHVKGYRYLLVDGDNNISRASPSGKVTTLAKESLLALNKVREDVDLERSRTKGDDLEICIRAKNNSWVIARAARGKQLYIVLEKANETLLYASEAVEKFSDRYCDGAFSLD is encoded by the exons ATGGGTTTATCATCTGCTGCTACTACTACTACAACTCCCGGTGAGCCACTGAAGTTTTGCATATTTGATTTAAGAAGGGGGCAACATGAGGGAGAGGAATTGGAGAAGATTTTGTTCTTTTTTCCAGCTGATTTGCCTTTTCCGGCTCAGCTTTCAGTCGTTGGCCTCAGCGAAGGACTCATTACTTTCACAAG AATTTTTTCGCCTGAAGCGGCTTGTGAGGTTATAGAAGCAGAAATGCATTCGCATGTGTTCTTTGAGGCAGAGCCTGATATTTGGATGGTAATG GTGGTTGCAAAAAGCAAAGAGACAGAAGCCATATGGAGAATTGAAGCACTACGCAGTGTTCTTAAGGAAATCCACTCTCTTTTTGTGATGTTTCATGGTTCTATAAGAATGTTGCTTGATAAAGAACCTGGTGGAGGTCTAACTCGTAGTCATTTGTATACTTTCATCATGGATTACCTTAGTG ATTTTCTCGTGGGCAACAAATTTTTGCTACCTAATTTTCGTGACTCCTTAAAGGAACGTGGGACTGTACAGATGCTGACAGTTGGACGCGAGGCTGCTATTGAAGTACAG TCTCTTGTTGGCACGTTAGATTCATGCATGGGAAACGCCTTAGGCTACTCAGTTATCTTGTTTCAGGACCTCCTTGTCTCTACAACTCTATCCCCC GATGACACGGTGAATCTATTTTCATACAGTACCCTAAGGCTGACCCCACGTATACTTTCTTCGGGAGGAAGTACATGGTCTTACTTACGAAAAGGTAGTTCTTCTCATGCTGAGTCAGCACTGGATCGCCTACATGGCTTCCAGGACAGCTCTTCCGCAAGAGGTGATAATTATCAAGTTCTGAGGCCCTTACAGTACGGCAAGTGGTCCAAAGGGAAAGACGGGTTTCTAGTAACCGATATTTGGGGTGTAGAAGTCGGTAATTTGGTTCCCACCACCCCGACAATATGGCTTCAGCAAATAGAGCACAAGATGTATCTTTGTGCGTATCAGTATAAAAGCGTTACGATACTTCTTCTTATACCTGTTACGTCTATGCTTAACGGCGAGGAAGGGATCTCCATGTTGAAGCAACAACTTCTTGAAAAT GCATCTTCAAAGATACATAAAGTCGAGGAGAAGCTTGCAAAGGGATGGGGTGGTGAGAACGCTTATCATGTCAAAGGGTACCGTTATTTGCTAGTGGACGGTGACAACAACATATCCCGGGCTTCCCCCTCTGGAAAAGTAACTACCCTAGCAAAG GAATCATTACTAGCGTTGAATAAGGTTCGGGAAGATGTTGATTTGGAAAGAAGCCGAACAAAAGGGGACGATTTAGAAATATGCATTAGAGCGAAAAACAACTCGTGGGTGATCGCTCGGGCTGCGAGAGGGAAACAGCTTTATATAGTTCTTGAAAAGGCCAATGAGACTCTTCTTTACGCCTCAGAAGCCGTTGAGAAGTTCAGTGACAG GTACTGCGATGGAGCATTTTCATTGGATTAA